A segment of the Sanyastnella coralliicola genome:
CCCATACGCTTGAGCTTTTCTGCCGTTACCTTCCCTACGCCAAAGAACTTTTCGATGGGAAGCTCTGCCGTAAAGCGATCTACATCATCAGGCGCAACTAGCGTGATACCATTCGGCTTATTGATATCTGTCGCCACCTTGGCGATGAACTTGTTGATGGAGATTCCCGCGCTAGCGGTCAAATTGGTCTCTTCGAAAATGGCTTGGCGAATTTCTTCTGCAATCAGGGTGGCTGATGGCAGCCCCGGCTTGTTTTGGGTCACATCCAGAAAAGCTTCATCCAAGGCCAATGGCTCAACGAGATCCGTGTAGCGATGAAATATCTCTCGGATCTGCATCGACACCTCTTTGTACACCTCAAAACGAGGGCGAACGAAAATAAGATCTGGACATTTACGCGCAGCCAAGGCAGAAGGCATGGCTGATCTCACGCCGTACTGACGTGCTTCGTAACTCGCAGCAGCAACGACGCCTCTTGAACGAGAGCCGCCTACAGCCACAGGCTTTCCCTTAAGATCGGGATTATCGCGTTGCTCCACGGATGCGTAAAATGCATCCATGTCAACATGGATCACCTTACGCATCTGAGGAGTGTTATTCTTGGGTTTAGCTAAACTTTGGAGAGACGATCAGGTCTTTTGTCCCGTGTCCCCATGAGTAGAATCCTTCGCCGCTCTTCACACCGAGGTTTCCAGCTGTCACCATGTTCACCAACAATGGGCAAGGTGCGTACTTCGGATTTCCGAATCCGTCGTACAATACATTCATGATGCTCAAACAAACATCCAACCCGATAAAGTCAGCTAGCTGCAATGGTCCCATTGGGTGCGCCATACCGAGCTTCATTACCGTGTCGATTTCCTCAACTCCAGCCACACCTTCGTGTAGGGTGATGATCGCTTCATTGATCATTGGCATCAAGATGCGGTTCGCAACGAAACCAGGGTAATCATTCACCTCAACTGGCACCTTACGAAGATCTTTGCTCAAAGCCATGATCTTCTCTGTCACCTCATCAGAAGTAGCGTATCCGCGAATCACCTCTACCAATTTCATGATTGGCACTGGGTTCATGAAGTGCATTCCAATCACCTTGTCTGGACGTCCAGTAACGGCCGCAATCTTCGTGATAGAAATCGACGAAGTATTGGTGGCTAGGATACATCCTTCTGGTGCATTGGCATCCATGTCTTTGAAGATTTTCAGCTTGAGATCAACGTTTTCCGTTGCTGCTTCTACGATCAGTTCAGCAGAGGCCGCAGCTTCGGCAAGTGAAGTATGTGTGGCG
Coding sequences within it:
- the dinB gene encoding DNA polymerase IV, which codes for MRKVIHVDMDAFYASVEQRDNPDLKGKPVAVGGSRSRGVVAAASYEARQYGVRSAMPSALAARKCPDLIFVRPRFEVYKEVSMQIREIFHRYTDLVEPLALDEAFLDVTQNKPGLPSATLIAEEIRQAIFEETNLTASAGISINKFIAKVATDINKPNGITLVAPDDVDRFTAELPIEKFFGVGKVTAEKLKRMGINKGEDLRRFSRPALVQIFGKSGGYYHNICRGIDDRPVKAHRVRKSVGAERTFGEDIAELSEQEEAILKIAEEVSRRAAKGEYKGRTISIKLRYSDFTTHTRSRSLEEFTNDQQTLQEVAIELLREHPREQAFRLLGVTLSNLNTKGEASGGQLTLDF
- a CDS encoding 3-hydroxybutyryl-CoA dehydrogenase, with protein sequence MKNITVIGAGTMGNGIAHVFAQSGFNVNLVDISQEALDRGLATITKNLDRMIKKERITEADKNDTLGRIATHTSLAEAAASAELIVEAATENVDLKLKIFKDMDANAPEGCILATNTSSISITKIAAVTGRPDKVIGMHFMNPVPIMKLVEVIRGYATSDEVTEKIMALSKDLRKVPVEVNDYPGFVANRILMPMINEAIITLHEGVAGVEEIDTVMKLGMAHPMGPLQLADFIGLDVCLSIMNVLYDGFGNPKYAPCPLLVNMVTAGNLGVKSGEGFYSWGHGTKDLIVSPKFS